A DNA window from Streptomyces parvus contains the following coding sequences:
- a CDS encoding TetR/AcrR family transcriptional regulator has product MNPPPHDPPGRRPGGRTARIRAQVLDAVRAELGEHGFEGLTMEAVAARAGVHRTTVYRRWQDIGGLLADVLDAAGEDDWAPPDTGSLRGDLTALNEEIHDSLAVRPSIPQALVAASFRSSRAAEAQQRLWEDRYTRCEAIVERAASRGELPPHTAARPLLIAATAPLYHHLVLLRTAPDRHLAAQAATTAALAATAGAFTRPAPGEEP; this is encoded by the coding sequence ATGAACCCGCCGCCGCACGACCCGCCGGGCCGCCGGCCGGGCGGCCGCACCGCGCGCATCCGGGCCCAGGTGCTCGACGCCGTCCGTGCCGAACTCGGCGAACACGGTTTCGAGGGGCTCACGATGGAGGCCGTCGCGGCCCGCGCCGGGGTGCACCGGACCACGGTCTACCGGCGCTGGCAGGACATCGGCGGCCTGCTCGCCGATGTCCTCGACGCGGCGGGCGAGGACGACTGGGCTCCGCCGGACACGGGCTCCCTGCGCGGCGATCTGACGGCCCTCAACGAGGAGATCCATGACTCCTTGGCCGTACGGCCCTCGATCCCGCAGGCCCTGGTCGCCGCCTCGTTCCGCTCCTCACGGGCGGCCGAGGCCCAGCAGCGACTGTGGGAGGACCGGTACACACGCTGCGAGGCCATCGTCGAGCGCGCCGCCTCCCGGGGCGAACTCCCACCGCACACAGCCGCCCGGCCCCTGCTGATCGCCGCCACCGCACCCCTCTACCACCACCTGGTGCTGCTGCGGACCGCCCCCGATCGGCACCTGGCCGCCCAGGCGGCGACCACGGCGGCTCTGGCCGCCACCGCCGGCGCGTTCACCCGCCCGGCACCGGGCGAAGAGCCCTGA
- a CDS encoding ABC-F family ATP-binding cassette domain-containing protein, with the protein MPTQITALAVSKAFGGRPVLDSVTCSFAPGERTAVVGENGSGKTTLLRLLAGRESPDQGRIVVRADGGVGYLAQDEDLPAAMTAQQVIDRALGDLRSIEARMRRLEAAMAGGDPSVLDAYADAVSVFELRGGYDADARLERALHGLGLRQVDRASTMGALSGGERARLRLAAVLAAAPEVLLLDEPTNHLDEAALTWLEEHLRGHWGTTAVVSHDRGFLEQVASGFLEVDGDRHDVVRYGNGYAGYLAEKAAARLRRRRDHERWCEETGRLRDAIAGTARRVAPGRPMKDGDKLSYNQAGARVQQSLAGRVRNAEERLRRLLAHPVPAPPDPLAFSPALHAAPLTGTVIDAVGVGVSGRLAPVDLTVRAGEHLLITGGNGAGKSTLLSVLTGELAADQGYVVRRGRLGHLRQDPAPGSPHETLLAAYARGLPGDPDEHAERLLALGLFDPDRLSVPVARLSTGQRQRLALARLVSRPADVLLLDEPTNHLSPALAEELESALSGFAGTVVLVSHDRLLRRRWRGTRLTLRADRVPVLEGPASRAPTRSE; encoded by the coding sequence ATGCCCACCCAGATCACAGCGCTCGCCGTCAGCAAGGCCTTCGGCGGCAGGCCCGTCCTCGACTCGGTGACCTGCTCGTTCGCGCCGGGTGAACGCACCGCCGTCGTCGGCGAGAACGGGTCCGGCAAAACCACCCTCCTGCGGCTGCTCGCCGGGCGGGAGAGCCCCGACCAGGGGCGGATCGTCGTGCGGGCCGACGGCGGCGTCGGCTACCTCGCCCAGGACGAAGACCTCCCGGCCGCCATGACGGCGCAGCAGGTGATCGACCGTGCCCTCGGCGACCTCCGGTCGATCGAGGCCCGGATGCGCCGCCTGGAAGCGGCGATGGCCGGCGGCGACCCGTCGGTCCTCGACGCGTACGCCGACGCCGTCTCGGTCTTCGAACTGCGCGGGGGCTACGACGCCGACGCCCGGTTGGAGCGGGCCCTGCACGGACTCGGCCTGCGCCAGGTGGACCGCGCCTCGACCATGGGTGCGCTCTCCGGCGGTGAGCGGGCCCGGCTGCGCCTCGCCGCGGTGCTGGCGGCGGCCCCGGAGGTGCTGCTCCTCGACGAGCCGACCAACCACCTGGACGAGGCCGCCCTGACCTGGCTGGAGGAGCACCTGCGCGGCCACTGGGGCACCACGGCGGTCGTCTCGCACGACCGGGGCTTCCTGGAACAGGTCGCCTCCGGCTTCCTGGAAGTGGACGGGGACCGGCACGACGTCGTCCGGTACGGCAACGGCTATGCCGGCTACCTCGCCGAGAAGGCCGCGGCCCGGCTGCGCCGGCGCCGGGACCACGAGCGGTGGTGCGAGGAGACCGGCCGACTGCGCGACGCGATCGCCGGCACGGCCCGCCGGGTTGCGCCCGGCCGTCCGATGAAGGACGGCGACAAGCTCTCCTACAACCAGGCCGGCGCTCGCGTGCAGCAGTCGCTGGCCGGCCGCGTCCGCAACGCCGAGGAACGGCTGCGCCGCCTGCTGGCCCACCCCGTCCCGGCCCCGCCGGACCCGCTGGCCTTCTCACCCGCCCTGCACGCCGCACCCCTGACCGGCACGGTGATCGACGCCGTCGGAGTCGGTGTCTCGGGCAGGCTGGCCCCGGTCGACCTGACGGTACGGGCGGGCGAACACCTGCTGATCACCGGCGGGAACGGCGCGGGGAAGAGCACCCTTCTCAGCGTCCTGACCGGCGAACTGGCCGCCGACCAGGGGTACGTCGTCCGGCGAGGCCGGCTCGGCCACCTCCGGCAGGACCCCGCGCCGGGCTCGCCGCACGAGACCCTGCTGGCCGCCTACGCACGCGGGCTGCCGGGGGACCCGGACGAGCACGCCGAACGGCTGCTGGCGCTCGGGCTGTTCGACCCTGACCGGCTGTCGGTGCCCGTCGCCCGGCTCTCCACCGGTCAGCGTCAGCGGCTCGCCCTGGCACGGCTGGTCTCCCGGCCCGCCGACGTGCTGCTCCTCGACGAGCCCACCAACCATCTCTCTCCCGCTCTCGCCGAGGAGTTGGAGAGCGCCCTGTCCGGTTTCGCGGGCACCGTCGTCCTCGTCAGCCACGACCGGCTGCTCCGGCGCCGCTGGCGGGGCACCCGACTGACGCTGCGGGCCGACCGCGTGCCCGTACTCGAAGGCCCGGCCTCCCGTGCCCCCACCCGAAGCGAGTGA
- the xylB gene encoding xylulokinase: MPSPAVVIGVDSSTQSTKAAFIDAVTGEQLAVGRAPHLVTGEAGARESDPEIWWRALCEAVAAGLKESGLPARAVTGIAVAGQQHGLVVLDRAGRPLRPALLWNDTRSAPQAAGLTDALGGPGAWTARTGSVPVASITASKWQWLRENDPASAADAAAVRLPHDFLTERLAGVAATDPGDASGSGWYSTATGAYDPELLDLLGLDAALLPEVAPTGAARIGSLTEAAAEALGLPAGIAVAAGTGDNMSAAVGLGLGGEGLLDHPALSLGTSGTVFAASRTRPASPALNGFAAADGTYLPLACTLNCTLAVDKVAALLGLDREDAAPGGEAVLLPYLDGERTPDLPTASGLLTGLRHDSTRQQLLGAAYEGAAVTVLRATDELLSACGLDPDSPEVAARPLRLIGGGAQGGMWVETVRRLSGRPLVIPGSGELVALGAAALAASAAGGGDPVALATAWQTSGTDRQLPPVERDTETWERVTSVLEQASQPLLGGA, from the coding sequence ATGCCGTCACCCGCCGTCGTCATCGGCGTGGACAGTTCGACGCAGTCCACCAAGGCAGCCTTCATCGACGCCGTGACCGGCGAACAGCTCGCCGTGGGGCGCGCCCCGCACCTGGTCACCGGCGAGGCGGGGGCCCGGGAGAGCGATCCGGAGATCTGGTGGCGGGCGCTGTGCGAGGCGGTGGCCGCAGGGCTGAAGGAGTCCGGTCTCCCCGCCCGCGCGGTCACCGGGATCGCGGTGGCCGGGCAGCAGCACGGGCTCGTCGTGCTCGACCGGGCGGGCCGGCCGCTGCGCCCCGCGCTGCTGTGGAACGACACCCGCTCCGCGCCGCAGGCCGCCGGTCTCACGGATGCGCTCGGCGGGCCGGGGGCCTGGACGGCGCGGACCGGGTCCGTGCCGGTGGCGTCCATCACCGCCTCCAAGTGGCAGTGGCTGCGGGAGAACGACCCGGCGAGCGCGGCGGACGCGGCGGCGGTCCGGCTCCCCCACGACTTCCTGACCGAGCGCCTCGCGGGCGTCGCCGCCACCGACCCCGGGGACGCCTCGGGCAGCGGCTGGTACTCCACCGCGACCGGCGCGTACGACCCCGAACTGCTGGACCTCCTCGGCCTGGACGCGGCCCTGCTCCCTGAGGTGGCGCCCACCGGGGCGGCCCGGATCGGCTCGCTCACCGAAGCGGCGGCCGAGGCGCTCGGCCTGCCCGCGGGCATCGCCGTGGCGGCCGGCACGGGCGACAACATGAGCGCGGCCGTGGGCCTCGGGCTGGGCGGCGAGGGGCTGCTGGACCACCCGGCCCTCAGCCTCGGGACCTCCGGCACGGTGTTCGCGGCCTCCCGCACCCGGCCCGCCTCCCCGGCGCTCAACGGGTTCGCCGCCGCCGACGGTACGTACCTCCCGCTGGCCTGCACCCTCAACTGCACGCTCGCCGTGGACAAGGTGGCGGCCCTGCTGGGCCTGGACCGCGAGGACGCGGCACCCGGCGGCGAGGCGGTCCTGCTCCCGTACCTCGACGGCGAACGGACCCCCGACCTGCCGACCGCCTCCGGCCTCCTCACCGGACTCCGCCACGACTCGACCCGGCAGCAACTGCTGGGCGCCGCCTACGAGGGCGCGGCCGTCACCGTGCTGCGCGCCACGGACGAACTGCTGTCGGCCTGCGGCCTCGACCCGGACTCCCCCGAGGTCGCCGCCCGCCCGCTGCGCCTGATCGGCGGCGGGGCTCAGGGCGGAATGTGGGTGGAGACGGTACGCCGCCTCTCCGGCCGCCCGCTGGTCATCCCGGGCAGCGGAGAGCTGGTCGCCCTCGGCGCGGCGGCGCTGGCCGCCTCGGCCGCGGGCGGCGGCGACCCGGTGGCCCTGGCGACGGCCTGGCAGACGTCCGGGACGGACCGTCAGCTGCCGCCGGTGGAACGGGACACGGAGACCTGGGAGCGGGTCACGTCCGTCCTGGAGCAGGCGTCTCAGCCGCTGCTCGGAGGTGCGTGA
- the xylA gene encoding xylose isomerase: MTERFTPTPEDKFSFGLWTVGWQGRDPFGDATRAAIDPVDSVQRLAELGAWGVTFHDDDLIPFGAPETERERIVKRFRQAVDRSGLVVPMVTTNLFTHPVFKDGGFTANDRDVRRYALRKTLRNIDLAVELGARTFVAWGGREGAESGGAKDVRLALHRMKEAFDLLGEYVTEQGYDLRFAIEPKPNEPRGDILLPTIGHALAFIERLERPELVGVNPETGHEQMAGLNFPHGIAQAMWADKLFHIDLNGQSGIKYDQDLRFGAGDLRQAFWLVDLLESGYEGPRHFDFKPPRTEDYDGVWASAAGCMRNYLILKERAAAFRADPEVRAALRASRLDELARPTARDGLAELLADRTAYEEFDVDAAAERGMAFEALDQLAMDHLLAVR; this comes from the coding sequence ATGACGGAACGCTTCACCCCCACCCCCGAGGACAAGTTCAGTTTCGGTCTGTGGACCGTGGGCTGGCAGGGCCGGGACCCCTTCGGCGACGCGACCCGCGCCGCCATCGACCCCGTCGACTCGGTGCAGCGGCTCGCGGAGCTGGGCGCCTGGGGCGTGACCTTCCACGACGACGACCTGATTCCCTTCGGCGCGCCGGAGACCGAGCGCGAGAGGATCGTCAAGCGTTTCCGGCAGGCGGTCGACCGCAGCGGACTCGTCGTGCCCATGGTGACGACGAACCTCTTCACGCACCCCGTCTTCAAGGACGGCGGGTTCACCGCCAACGACCGCGACGTACGCCGCTACGCACTCCGCAAGACCCTGCGCAACATCGACCTCGCCGTCGAGCTGGGCGCCAGGACCTTCGTGGCGTGGGGCGGCCGCGAGGGCGCCGAGTCCGGCGGGGCGAAGGACGTCCGCCTCGCCCTGCACCGGATGAAGGAGGCCTTCGACCTGCTCGGCGAGTACGTCACCGAACAGGGCTACGACCTCCGCTTCGCCATCGAGCCCAAGCCCAACGAGCCGCGCGGCGACATCCTGCTGCCCACCATCGGCCACGCCCTGGCCTTCATCGAGCGCCTGGAGCGCCCGGAGCTGGTCGGCGTCAACCCGGAGACCGGGCACGAGCAGATGGCCGGGCTCAACTTCCCGCACGGCATCGCCCAGGCCATGTGGGCGGACAAGCTCTTCCACATCGACCTCAACGGCCAGTCCGGCATCAAGTACGACCAGGACCTGCGCTTCGGCGCCGGCGATCTGCGCCAGGCGTTCTGGCTCGTCGACCTGCTGGAGAGCGGCTACGAAGGCCCGCGCCACTTCGACTTCAAGCCCCCGCGCACCGAGGACTACGACGGAGTCTGGGCCTCGGCCGCGGGCTGTATGCGCAACTACCTCATCCTCAAGGAGCGGGCCGCGGCCTTCCGGGCCGACCCCGAGGTGCGGGCGGCGCTGCGGGCCTCGCGCCTGGACGAACTGGCGCGCCCGACCGCGCGGGACGGCCTGGCCGAGCTGCTCGCCGACCGCACGGCGTACGAGGAGTTCGACGTGGACGCGGCGGCGGAACGCGGTATGGCCTTCGAGGCGCTGGACCAGCTCGCCATGGACCACCTGCTCGCCGTCCGCTGA
- a CDS encoding VWA domain-containing protein produces the protein MITRKRLTTGVGITLATLAAGLGTAIPAAADEAPAGPSPKVELVLDVSGSMRTRDIDGQSRMAAAKQAFNDVLDAVPEQVQLGIRTLGADYPGEDRKVGCKDTRQLYPVGPLDRTEAKTAVATLAPTGFTPIGPALLGAADDLEGGNGSRRIVLITDGEDTCGPLDPCEVAREIAARGTHLVVDTLGLVPNARIRQQLTCIAEATGGTYTAVQHKEELSGRVKQLVDRAAEPAVTPVATEGAKSCSGAPELKPGLFTDRSEIGRHRWYRVDVLPGQELRASASVAADRAVDNDYGVLLRAVTVHGREIVRGAEAGTGRTDVISSGLRYPKPEAEDGDDGAGKPAAETVCLQLAHSFSAPASVKRSPGLPVELTVDLVDGPDNASDVAAFGLGRGWWLLGVLVLTGLVAGLLAGWLSRWRVAVWRTN, from the coding sequence ATGATCACTAGAAAACGGCTGACGACCGGGGTGGGCATAACGCTCGCCACCCTGGCCGCCGGGCTCGGCACCGCGATTCCCGCCGCCGCCGACGAAGCCCCCGCCGGCCCCTCCCCCAAGGTCGAGCTGGTGCTCGACGTCAGCGGTTCCATGCGCACCCGGGACATCGACGGCCAGTCCCGGATGGCCGCCGCCAAGCAGGCGTTCAACGACGTTCTGGACGCGGTGCCCGAGCAGGTTCAGCTCGGGATCCGGACGCTCGGTGCGGACTATCCGGGTGAGGACCGCAAGGTCGGGTGCAAGGACACCCGGCAGCTCTACCCGGTCGGCCCGCTCGACCGTACGGAGGCCAAGACCGCGGTCGCCACCCTCGCCCCCACCGGGTTCACCCCGATCGGGCCCGCCCTGCTCGGGGCTGCCGACGATCTGGAGGGCGGGAACGGTTCGCGGCGGATCGTGCTCATCACGGACGGCGAGGACACCTGCGGGCCGCTCGACCCGTGCGAGGTGGCCCGGGAGATCGCGGCCCGGGGCACCCACCTGGTCGTGGACACGCTGGGTCTGGTGCCCAACGCCAGGATCCGCCAGCAGCTGACCTGTATCGCGGAGGCCACCGGCGGCACGTACACCGCCGTCCAGCACAAGGAAGAACTCTCCGGCCGCGTCAAGCAGTTGGTGGACCGGGCCGCCGAGCCCGCCGTCACTCCGGTGGCGACCGAGGGGGCCAAGAGCTGTTCCGGCGCGCCCGAGCTGAAGCCGGGCCTCTTCACCGACCGCTCGGAGATCGGCCGGCACCGCTGGTACCGCGTCGATGTGCTGCCCGGTCAGGAGCTGCGCGCCTCGGCGAGCGTCGCGGCCGACCGTGCCGTGGACAACGACTACGGGGTGCTGCTGCGCGCGGTGACCGTACACGGGCGCGAGATCGTCCGGGGCGCCGAGGCCGGGACCGGCCGCACGGACGTGATCTCGTCCGGCCTGCGCTACCCGAAGCCCGAGGCGGAGGACGGTGACGACGGCGCCGGCAAGCCCGCCGCCGAGACCGTCTGCCTCCAGCTCGCCCACTCCTTCTCCGCACCCGCCTCGGTGAAGCGGTCTCCCGGCCTGCCGGTCGAGCTGACCGTGGATCTGGTGGACGGCCCGGACAACGCCTCGGACGTGGCGGCCTTCGGGCTCGGCCGCGGCTGGTGGCTGCTCGGCGTGCTCGTGCTGACCGGACTGGTCGCGGGCCTGCTGGCCGGCTGGCTCTCGCGCTGGCGTGTGGCCGTCTGGAGGACGAACTGA
- a CDS encoding ABC transporter substrate-binding protein yields the protein MNRSRTRLITALSSAAALLATAGCGAADMTKQASPFAAPAGVRTVTLSVQSWVGAQANVAVAEQLLKEELGYRVDLVQTDEVPAWDALSQGRVDAILEDWGHPDQEKLYIDEKKTIVRGGDLGVTGHIGWYVPKYWADKNPDVTDWKNLDKYADELKTAESGGKGQLMDGSPSYVTNDVALVKNLDLDYKVVFAGSEAAQITQIQQFAKEKKPFLSYWYQPQWLFNEVPMVEVELPEYTDECAAKDPADIDCAYPTTPLQKFLNADFAERGGDASAFLKKFHWSEKDQNEVSEMIASQKLTPQEAAKRWIERHPDVWKTWLPEG from the coding sequence ATGAACCGCTCCCGTACGCGCCTGATCACGGCGCTGTCGTCGGCCGCCGCCCTGCTCGCCACGGCGGGCTGCGGCGCCGCCGACATGACCAAGCAGGCCTCCCCGTTCGCCGCCCCCGCCGGGGTCAGGACGGTGACGCTCTCCGTCCAGTCCTGGGTCGGCGCCCAGGCGAACGTCGCCGTAGCCGAGCAGCTCCTCAAGGAGGAGCTCGGCTACCGCGTCGACCTCGTCCAGACCGACGAGGTCCCCGCCTGGGACGCCCTCAGCCAGGGCCGCGTCGACGCGATCCTGGAGGACTGGGGCCACCCGGACCAGGAGAAGCTGTACATCGACGAGAAGAAGACCATCGTCCGGGGCGGCGACCTCGGCGTCACCGGCCACATCGGCTGGTACGTCCCGAAGTACTGGGCCGACAAGAACCCCGACGTCACCGACTGGAAGAACCTCGACAAGTACGCGGACGAGCTGAAGACCGCCGAGAGCGGCGGCAAGGGCCAGCTGATGGACGGCTCGCCGTCCTACGTCACCAACGACGTGGCCCTGGTGAAGAACCTGGACCTGGACTACAAGGTGGTCTTCGCCGGGTCCGAGGCGGCCCAGATCACCCAGATCCAGCAGTTCGCCAAGGAGAAGAAGCCCTTCCTCAGTTACTGGTACCAGCCGCAGTGGCTGTTCAACGAGGTGCCGATGGTCGAGGTGGAGCTCCCCGAGTACACGGACGAGTGCGCCGCCAAGGACCCGGCGGACATCGACTGCGCGTACCCGACGACACCGCTGCAGAAGTTCCTCAACGCCGACTTCGCCGAGCGCGGCGGGGACGCGTCCGCGTTCCTGAAGAAGTTCCACTGGTCGGAGAAGGACCAGAACGAGGTGTCCGAGATGATCGCCTCGCAGAAGCTCACCCCCCAGGAGGCGGCGAAGCGCTGGATCGAGCGCCACCCGGACGTCTGGAAGACGTGGCTGCCCGAGGGCTGA
- a CDS encoding proline/glycine betaine ABC transporter permease, with protein MATAQATPARPATAGGRRGPLAALRDRPAAAKLLLLALVAAVVVPVVHGRWGGGIWPEALTADLSAPLGEVTDWIVSNRDSHPLFLYFFGHISNAVVLSVRGVYLVLLALGWAGVTVFAAAVAWRVAGVRLALTAGVSFLLCGLLGMWVPTMQTLALMVVAVLASVVLGLLLGLAAGLSDRVFRILRPVLDTMQVLPAFAYLLPVVLVFGIGVPGAVLATVVYAAPPMARLTALGLRGADGGVMEAVTSLGATGRQRLLSARLPLARKELLLGLNQTIMMALSMAVIASVIGAGGLGDRVYQALSSVDVGAALAAGIPIVLLAVVLDRTTEAAGRRIGAEPTGPALLRGWRGWSLAAAATAAVAGAGRAADGQVWPDDLTVAIAGPVNTAKDWMVDHLYTGVPVVGGTADLASHFTSGVLNPLRSGLTALPWWSVLLIVAALAWTIGTWRTAATAVLAMAAIGVLGVWEPSMDTLSQVLAAVAVTLVIGFGVAVGAARSERLERLLRPILDVFQTMPQFVYLIPVVALFGVGRAPAAAAAVVYALPAVIRITTQGLRGVDPAAMECARSLGATPGQQLRQVQIPLARPSLLLAVNQAVVLVLAVVIIGGLVGSGALGYEVVLGLAQGDLATGLVAGAAIVCLGLMLDRVTQPTTRRQRQES; from the coding sequence ATGGCCACCGCACAGGCCACCCCCGCCCGCCCCGCCACAGCGGGCGGGCGCCGGGGGCCGCTTGCCGCTCTCCGCGACCGTCCCGCCGCCGCGAAGCTCCTGTTGCTCGCGCTCGTCGCCGCCGTCGTCGTGCCCGTCGTGCACGGTCGCTGGGGCGGCGGGATCTGGCCCGAGGCGCTGACCGCCGACCTCTCCGCCCCGCTCGGCGAGGTCACGGACTGGATCGTCTCCAACCGCGACAGCCACCCGTTGTTCCTCTACTTCTTCGGCCACATCAGCAACGCCGTCGTCCTCTCCGTACGCGGCGTCTACCTGGTGCTCCTGGCCCTCGGCTGGGCCGGCGTCACCGTGTTCGCCGCCGCCGTCGCCTGGCGCGTCGCCGGGGTCCGCCTCGCCCTGACCGCAGGCGTGTCGTTCCTGCTCTGCGGGCTGCTCGGCATGTGGGTGCCGACCATGCAGACGCTCGCGCTGATGGTCGTCGCCGTCCTCGCCTCCGTCGTGCTGGGGCTGCTTTTGGGCCTCGCCGCCGGTCTCTCGGACCGCGTGTTCCGCATCCTGCGCCCGGTGCTCGACACCATGCAGGTGCTGCCCGCCTTCGCCTATCTGCTCCCGGTGGTGCTGGTGTTCGGCATCGGTGTGCCCGGTGCCGTCCTCGCCACCGTCGTGTACGCGGCCCCGCCGATGGCCCGGCTCACCGCGCTCGGCCTGCGCGGCGCGGACGGCGGCGTCATGGAGGCCGTCACCTCGCTCGGCGCCACCGGACGCCAGCGGTTGCTGAGCGCCCGGCTCCCGCTGGCCCGCAAGGAACTCCTCCTCGGCCTCAACCAGACCATCATGATGGCGCTCTCCATGGCCGTCATCGCCTCCGTGATCGGCGCGGGCGGCCTCGGCGACCGCGTCTACCAGGCGCTGTCCTCCGTGGACGTCGGCGCCGCCCTCGCCGCGGGCATCCCGATCGTGCTGCTGGCCGTCGTCCTGGACCGTACGACGGAGGCGGCAGGCCGCCGTATCGGCGCCGAGCCCACCGGCCCGGCCCTGCTGCGCGGCTGGCGCGGCTGGTCCCTGGCCGCCGCGGCCACCGCGGCCGTCGCGGGCGCCGGGCGGGCGGCCGACGGCCAGGTGTGGCCCGACGACCTGACCGTGGCCATCGCCGGACCGGTCAACACCGCCAAGGACTGGATGGTCGACCACCTCTACACCGGGGTGCCCGTCGTCGGCGGCACCGCCGACCTCGCCTCCCACTTCACCAGCGGCGTCCTCAACCCGCTGCGTAGCGGCCTCACCGCTCTGCCCTGGTGGTCGGTGCTGCTGATCGTCGCCGCCCTCGCCTGGACCATCGGCACCTGGCGCACCGCCGCCACCGCCGTCCTCGCCATGGCCGCGATCGGCGTCCTCGGCGTCTGGGAGCCCTCGATGGACACCCTCAGCCAGGTGCTCGCCGCCGTCGCCGTCACCCTGGTCATCGGCTTCGGCGTCGCCGTCGGCGCGGCCCGCAGCGAACGCCTGGAGCGACTGCTGCGCCCCATCCTGGACGTCTTCCAGACCATGCCGCAGTTCGTCTACCTGATCCCCGTCGTCGCCCTCTTCGGCGTCGGCCGCGCCCCCGCCGCCGCTGCGGCGGTCGTCTACGCGCTGCCCGCCGTCATCCGCATCACCACCCAGGGGCTGCGGGGCGTCGACCCGGCGGCGATGGAATGCGCGCGTTCGCTGGGCGCGACCCCGGGCCAGCAACTGCGCCAGGTCCAGATCCCGCTGGCCAGGCCCTCCCTGCTGCTCGCCGTCAACCAGGCGGTCGTGCTGGTCCTCGCCGTCGTCATCATCGGCGGACTCGTCGGATCCGGCGCCCTCGGTTACGAGGTCGTCCTCGGCCTCGCCCAGGGCGATCTGGCCACCGGTCTCGTCGCCGGAGCGGCCATCGTCTGCCTCGGCCTCATGCTCGACCGGGTCACCCAGCCCACCACCCGCCGCCAGCGACAGGAGAGCTGA
- a CDS encoding cytochrome P450, with protein MSTQTGPVPGTQPRGHAFTPGPKGLPLVGNLPQFGKNPLAFFELLRGHGDMVRWRFGRHRCVFLSDPDCIGELLTGTEHTFDQPKLGIAFRTVLGNGMLVARGRDWRRKRSLVQPSVRPKQVTSYAATMADSAVELADRWSDGQRIDVKQEMAALTQKIAVRTIFGVDTPADSEAMGRAMDVAQMEIGKEFAGIGALLPDWVPTPGRGRIKKAAAVIDAEVGRVVARHRDSEEERPDLLSRLLAAVDESGRHLTDDEIRDETVTLYIGGHETTSTTLVWVWYLLGRNPRVRDALAEELDHVLGDREPGFEDYTRLTYTQAVVKETLRLYPAVWLLTGIAKAGATVGGLPIEEGTRVWTSQWATQRDARWFPEPEEFRPERWDPTGGDEIPEYAWFPFGGGPRVCIGTRFAMVEAVLLLAVLARRFTLDVDPGEITPVTGLTLQPDRDVTATVRAR; from the coding sequence ATGTCCACGCAGACCGGTCCGGTGCCCGGCACCCAGCCTCGCGGCCACGCGTTCACGCCGGGGCCCAAGGGGCTGCCGCTGGTGGGGAACCTGCCGCAGTTCGGGAAGAATCCGCTGGCCTTCTTCGAACTCCTGCGCGGGCACGGGGACATGGTGCGCTGGCGGTTCGGCCGCCACCGGTGCGTCTTCCTCTCCGACCCCGATTGCATAGGCGAGTTGCTGACCGGGACGGAGCACACTTTCGACCAGCCGAAGCTCGGTATCGCGTTCCGTACGGTGCTGGGGAACGGGATGCTCGTGGCGCGGGGCCGGGACTGGCGGCGCAAACGCTCGCTGGTGCAGCCCTCGGTGCGGCCCAAGCAGGTCACGTCGTACGCGGCCACGATGGCCGACTCGGCGGTGGAGCTGGCGGACCGCTGGTCGGACGGCCAACGGATCGACGTCAAGCAGGAGATGGCCGCGCTGACGCAGAAGATCGCCGTGCGGACGATCTTCGGGGTGGACACCCCCGCGGACTCCGAGGCGATGGGCCGGGCGATGGACGTCGCCCAGATGGAGATCGGCAAGGAGTTCGCCGGGATCGGCGCGCTGCTCCCCGACTGGGTGCCGACGCCGGGCCGGGGGCGGATCAAGAAGGCCGCCGCCGTCATCGACGCCGAGGTGGGCCGGGTCGTCGCCCGGCACCGGGACAGCGAGGAGGAACGCCCCGACCTGCTCAGCCGGCTGCTCGCCGCCGTCGACGAGAGCGGGAGGCACCTCACGGACGACGAGATCCGCGACGAGACGGTCACGCTGTACATCGGCGGTCATGAGACGACGAGTACGACGCTGGTGTGGGTGTGGTATCTGCTCGGCCGCAACCCCCGGGTGCGCGACGCGCTCGCCGAGGAGCTGGACCACGTGCTCGGCGACCGGGAGCCCGGCTTCGAGGACTACACGCGGCTGACGTACACCCAGGCCGTGGTGAAGGAGACCCTTCGGCTGTACCCGGCGGTCTGGCTGCTCACCGGTATCGCGAAGGCAGGAGCGACGGTCGGGGGCCTGCCGATCGAGGAGGGCACCCGGGTGTGGACCAGCCAGTGGGCCACGCAGCGCGACGCGCGGTGGTTCCCGGAGCCGGAGGAGTTCCGGCCCGAGCGCTGGGACCCCACGGGCGGCGACGAGATACCGGAGTACGCGTGGTTCCCGTTCGGCGGCGGGCCCCGGGTCTGCATCGGAACGCGCTTCGCGATGGTGGAGGCCGTCCTCCTGCTGGCCGTGCTGGCCCGCCGGTTCACGCTCGACGTCGACCCGGGTGAGATCACCCCGGTGACGGGCCTGACGCTCCAGCCGGACCGGGACGTCACGGCGACGGTCCGGGCGCGGTAG